From the genome of Athene noctua chromosome 26, bAthNoc1.hap1.1, whole genome shotgun sequence:
GAACGTGGATGCGGAAGGAGGGCTGCATCACAGCGTGACAGCACCAACGGCAGCGACCAGATGACCTTGCAAGGGCCCGGGCTTCCACAAAAATTCACCCAGTGTTTAGAACTTCCATCTTCATAGAGACTCCTTCCTTCATCAGCACAGCACAGAAAGCAGGCATGCCTCAGAGTCGTCCACTGAACCAAAAACCGTTCCAACGGCAGAGCCAGGTGGAGAACCACAGCTCGTTCTCCTGGCGGCTCGCTGCCCCACGCTGCACCCCACCTCAGTCAGGTTACAGCCTCTGCACCAAGCAGAAGCAACAAGAGCATTTAGATGCCAGCGACCGCGTCATTCTCTCTCACCAGAAGAGCCAAGCGAGGCTGCATCACACACTTCTTCAGCAAACCCAGTAGTTTCTTCACCTTTAACTCTGAGGGCAGCCACTCGAGATCTGCCCCCCTCCATGCTTTCCAAGACACACCCAGCAATGCCAGACAGCTATGCAGGCGTAGTCGCTTCGGCAGCTCTCAGGACCCCCACAAGGATTAGCATGCCACCTGGATTTTCTGGGAGAGCACAGTGGGGTACGACAGTCCGAGAAGGCTCAGCCAGTGCAGATGAGTGACCTAAGCCCCAGGTTCACCCCCTCCATTCCCCGCACGGCATAAAGCACCGGGGTGTCTTCCCTCAGCCAAGCTTGGAAGGAACTGGACTGCAGGTCACAGATACCGTGGCGTGGGAAGACAAGAGACTAGAAAAGGATCTCTGCGCAATCTTTCTGATAGGCCTCTCCCTCCTTCAGTTCTCACCTGCTGTCATGCTGTCGCTAGCTTTGGGTTTGGATTTAGACTTGAAGGAGAAGCGCTTGATGAGGCGGCGCGAGAAGCTGCCGGCTTTCTTCCTGGCAGCAGAGTTGGCGGTGACGTTGGACAAGTCGTCATGTGACTGGCTCAGGCCCACTTCCTTCTGCTTGCTCCTTCTCCGGAAGATGAGCTTGGTACCGCTCCGAAGAAAGCTAACTGCAGAGACAGAAAGGAAGGAGACGGAAACCACGATAGCATCCTGCCCTGCCAAGTCGCAGGAACGTTAACACACCTGGCTGCTCTCGGACGAGCGGCAAATGTCTCTTCCGCTCCAAGCAGCAGAAGTGCATGGCGGGTTGGTAAATCCCAGCTCCCGGCCACAAGGCAAAGTTTATGTTTGGGACAGACCATGATACTAACGAGCTGCTTCGCTAAGCATGCCGTCACATGTTCTCTCTGCGAAAACTTCCTTTTAAGCAACCATGCCCTCCCTTCGGTGGAAGCATGCAGAATGGCAACAGAAAACTAAGACTCACACAAATGGAAAGCAACTGAAAATGTCTGCACGTGGAGACGCCGGGAGGAACGCGTGCCAGAGAAACAGCCTCTCAGACTAACCCATCTCAAGGGCACCCGGACGAGCAGGTCATCGAGCCCCCGGAAAAAATGGTCCCTGGTTTCACGAGATGCCCTAATCTGGAGACAAGTAACAGCAACGGCTTCAAATGACTCACGTGGGCAGAACAGGACAGAGACATCAATTGCCATCAGTCCCGGTCAGGTGCAAACGCATGCATCCAAAACCTGTGCACCCTACAAATCCATCACCATATTTCCTACAGAGGGGGcttgctttccctttccttccttctcttccctgcccACCAAGTCTCTCAGGAATCTGGGCCATGCACCCTTCTACCTGCTGATGTGCACCTGAGGGGCCATACAGTCCAAACCATACCCAGCCAGACCAGGGTACAACCCCATGAAACTTGTCCCGCTGTCGTGTGATGAGTGATTGAGATCTTGGCTCGCACCCATTTACGTAAGTTTATAGCTAACTGAAACCATCACAGCTACAAGCAGACAAATCTGGGACATGCCATCCACCCAACCAACACAAACCGAGAAAGTCCAGAACAGCAGGTCAGTCGGGGCAGGCCAACTCCATCGTTTAAAAGCAGAGAGTTTTCATGGACTTCTTACAGTACGACAGGTCAGAGGCACTAGCTGCTTTGatgctaacagaaaaaaaaggagggcaTCAAGGCCCATACAATCTACATTGTCGGGTGGCCTCCATTTCCACACCAGAGGTGGCCAAAATCAGAGAAGGAATCGTTATTTATGGACACACGCCTGATTTGCGGTCCTGGAAGCTGGGGGGAGAAAACGGGTTCTTGGGAACGCACAAGCTGAGGAGGGTACCTGTCTAAGAGAGCACAGAAACCAAAAAGTCCCCGGGATTCGGACGCCTGCAAGCCCAAGAGTTTGGAACTGCTCCAGCAAAAGTGTAGGAGAGAGTCAGGGTCTGCCAAGCTCCCACAGAAGCTGCTCTTTGCCACGCCAAAAGCAGGCCACAGGTCCCATGCTCAGGCAAGGGAAGTCGGATGTCATTTTTTCCTCAAGGACATACAGGCTAACTTTAGCTATTATCTAACGGTTCATCCTTACCTTTGTGATCTTTCAAACTCCTGGTCTCAAGGGCTCCCGTGGAGCCGGTTTCCGACTCCACGTCTTCCACCGACGGTCTCTCAGAGATGTCTGACCGCGTCGTCTCATCCAGCTCCTGACTGGCCCTTTGACCCAACGGCGACACTTCCGGCAGCTGTGACGATTCGGTAGAATCATGCGTCCGGCCAGCTGTGCCCTCCGCCACAGAACGCCCGTATGCCATGGCCTCCAAGGATGCAGCGTAACCCAAAGAAAGTGCCATTTCATCTTGAGCGATAGGTACCTGGAGGGGGGGTTAGAAGGTCAGACAGATGGGAAGACGGGGTCTACAGGATTGTGTTCATCTCCCTTCTTCCATCCATACCTACGTACAGATGCTTCGGTTCCAATCATAGTGCTAGACGGCACCAATGTGCAACTGTCGCTCTTTTGATGGAATGTGGCCAATTCCAAAGCTTTCCACAGCACCTCCCTCACTCCCGTGGGCATGTCAACAGAGAACTCCTTAGATTCTCCACGAGGTTCCCAACCCGGTACAGCAGCAGCCTCCCTTTCTGCAGCTGCCCTTTGCGAActcccaccagcagctgccctgcagaCTGGCAAGTTACCTTTGACACTCGCCGGGAAGCAGTGGCAAGCTGGAAGGAAGCGGCAAAAGGGTTCTGCCAAGCAAGATGTCTGTGCTGGAACCTTCCCACACTGATCCCTATGGGACAGGGTGGTTTCATGCACACATCCCTAGAAACAAACTCCCAAACTGGAAATGGAGCCCCCTAACTACCAGAGACCTTGGAAACTCCCGAGATGATCAGTGTGCTGCGTTTCGTCGGGGTCTTCTTGGTGGGCTTGTTATTCATCTCAGTGAGCTGCCTGATCGCTGTCTCGGCCACCGGATCCAAGCCGTTGGGCATATGGCTATCCCCTGAGCACAAGAAAGATACCAATGCTTGAAGCGGCAACCTTCAGCACAGGCAAGAGGCTGCTCGCTGACCACGATGTTTGTAAGAGGCAACTATATGTGCACAAAGGTAGAGAATGGAATTATGGACTTGCCCAAATAAACCAAATCAAGCATGCTGCATATACACCTTTGCCCTTTTAGACACCTGAAAAGTTTGACATCCCACCAGGTGTGTCATTAAAACACCCTTCCTGCTCCGCAAAGACTACCAAAGACTCCCAAGAGTTTGGGCAGCCTTGGCCACAAATCGTCAAAACAGTTGCAGCGTTCTGCCCTGGAGAAAACCATAGCCCCGAGTACAGGGTGAGCAAAGCTCTTTTGGTCCAGATAGCCTGGAGTGTTCTCACTGAGCAAGGAAGCACCCAGAGTCACAGAACAGAGAGCCCAAGTGGAATTTCTTTTACCTGTACCCACCCGCCACCACCCCTCCACCCCTGCCTTCACTCAGACATTCTCTTCTTGCAGTCAAGTTTGGCGACCTACATTCAGACTGCCACTCTCCAAGAAAGGCTAAGGAACACCATTGCTCTGGTAAGAACCTGAGATTTCCAAGCACTTACGGCTAccgctgggcaaggggctgcaaGGGTGGCCGCTCTCCAAAAGCACCGTTGTCTTCTTTTCGGTCACTTCCACCTTGGAAGGAGACCTCGACGGTGAATCTTCACAGTGAAAGAGGCAGAGACACAGAGTCACCGGTAAGTGGAAACAAAGCTTCAGCAACTTCACGACTGTGTCACGGCCCCCTACGTGCAGCCCCAGAAAGCCTCAAGTGCACGCAGAGAGCCTGGAGAGGCCAGCTCCATGAGGTTTTGTGGCAACAAAGTAGTAAGAAGCCTACTGGAAAAAGACACGTGAAGCAGCCCCATCACGAGACCCCGTTCATGTCGTTTCCCAGCCCCACTTCACAGAATATGCGGCACCGCGTTCATCAGGATGTCAGACTGCAAGCGGCAACAACCACTAGTAAGCCAGGTCACCACACTTTCAGCGTTCGGTACGTATGGCGCGACTTCTTCAGGAATGAAGAACGCAGAGCAAGAGCGGCAAAACACTTAGCCCAAGACCACTCAGAAGTTATGCGGCAACGTACACAGAGCTAGGAGCTCCCACCACCAAAGGGTGTTGGGGAGGTTCAGCCCTCTCTTGCCACACCCCCAAACACAGGGCTGCAACTACTCCCTCCCCCAAGGCTATGCCCGAGTCTCTGGATGGCCACAAGACACTAAGGGACCGAAGAAGCTGATGGCTCTGCGCAAGGTGTGAGTCCGCAACGTACGAAGGCTAACCGGTTTTGCTACCGCCTGTGAGTGACCTTAGGAATATTGCTGCCGAGCCTGTGCCCCCATAGCAGCCACCCACATGAGATGCTCGTCGCAGGACAGCCTCACCCAGTTTGCAGTCTGCCTTGGGCCGGGACTGAATTGTGGTGACGGTAGTCACGATGGTGCCGTCGGGCATGATGGTTCGGTCCATCTCCACCTTCTTAGTGGGGGTGATGCTAGTTCGCAGAGATGTGGTGTGCTGAGCATTCAAAGAGGCGGGAGACTCCTGGAAGAGCAGCTACAAAGGGTAAAACGCAGCTCAGAGAGGGTCTCCTCCTCCCAGATGGAAAGGCAGGCATACAGATGACCAAAGCTACCACTCTGGGCCCCAAAGAGCCATTCCCTCTCTGCTGTCGGTCAAACAGAGGGAGGCTCAAGTGCCGAGGGCCCGCTGACACCCCTCCTCAGCGACGAGCCCAGGCCCAATCGTGCTCGTCCCAGCTAGAGGATCACATCACGAACACTTCCAAGAGCACGTGTTTGTGCCAAACTTACGGAGTCGTGAGCTCACCTCCAATATAACGGTAGCTTCAGCTGCCAGTGACCGCCCGGCTCCCGGGACCAGCGAGCAGACCTGTCTCCCAGATGGTTGTTTGCCCAAAGAATCGAGTAAAAGCGTGGTGTGCGCCAGCAGCACATCTGCAAGAAGGAACAGGAAGATAAAACACATTGCGTGACCTCAGTACCTCAAATGCGTCCCAGGCAACCTCTGCTTTTGGGAAGCAGCCCAGTGGGCCAACGAAGCAGATCGCCACgactccagcagctcccaggttcggaggggggggggagggggcaggcaccGCTCCTCTGCTCCTCTTTACCCATGCAGAAATCAACTCCCTTACAGAGGTGGCCACTGAGTGGCCTCCATCAAAATAGGTGCTGCGGTTAGTCCCTGACCGAGCACAAATGAACAGAGGTAGGAGCCTTCCACAACATTCTTCCAATACACGGGGACAAATCCCTGCATGCCTCTTCCCGCTTCTGACTGGAGATGGGCGGGCCGCAGGAACCTCCTGGGTACCAAAAAAAGGTCAGAGTAAGAGCGCTTCACTAAGAACAACAGACTCCAGGGTTACTTCAGGCAGTCAGAGGCTCACAGAAAGCTGAGCAAGAAAACACCTTTGCAGAGTTCATCACACATCGTACCGATGCAGAACTACCACAGGCTCAAAGCATAGGAAGTCCCTTAGGCAATTCTGTCTCCCCGTCTTACAATCCATCTTACAGCTGCCCATACTCACTTCCCCCTCCGTTGCCATTCCCCAGCACCTGTAGCTTCAGCTCTTTACTTCTAGGTCCCAGCTCCCTGTCAAAACACAAAAAGACGAGCTGGCGTTAGGCAATCTTTGCAGAACGGCCACGGAGCAAACAACCCCGTTCCGCGTCTTCCCTCCCTTGCATCTCACACTCCTCATCACCTTTTCCAAATCACCAGTACACGCACACTACTTTGGAGGACACGACGAGGGGCGGCAAACTACAGAGAAGAGAACTCCGGTTCACTTCCTCTGCGAGGCTGCGTAAGCTGCCAGGGGAAGTTGAGGGGGCGACCCATCCAGAAGGCCGAGATTTGCACTCCAGGCCTCGCACACCTGCCGCTTTCACACGCCCTCCACGACTGGCGCTTCTGCCCGTACAGTTAAAACTCAGAGAGTCCAGGGGAGCGGGAAATAAGTACTCGTGCCAGGGCCAGTCGACAGACTCAGCGGTTCGTCACGTGGGTGACACAAACGCGCGCCACCCCACAGCACGGGCTTCGCCTCTGTGCCGTCTGCATCAATTAATTACCACAGCACAGTAACAACACCCAGAAACCACGTCGGTCTGCCTCTGCCGTGCCAGCTGGAAGGAGAGCAGGCACTTACAGAAAGAGGTCCTCAGTCcactccagctctgctgcagcactggCACCGTCAGCTGTCACGGGCCTCGTCCGCTTCTGCTGTGGGGGGCTGTCTAGCTCTGCCATGCAGTGCACCTCCCCGACTCCTGCAAGAGGGACAGAGCAGATGTGCGTGCTTGTCAACATGAGGTACCAGCTTGCTGGACGCACTCCCCTCTTTTCCATCCAAACCTGCTAAAAACATCCATTCACTCCAATCTGGGCACACACGTGTTCTCCCCTGCAGACGAGCAGTGTTTTTGCACTTACCTCCCTTCCCCTGACAGCCCAAGTTCAGCACTCGAAGATTCCGGAGCAACAGCTTAGAACCCAGAGGGGCCACCACTACTCCAGACAGGGACTCTCGAGTCAACTTATTGCTGGATACCTGAGGAATGACGAGAGTAAGATCAAGGCTTTTATCATTTGCTCACCAGCACGCAGCAGCAAGATGTTTGTCTTTGCACCTGCTAAGTGGCCCCTCATACTGACACAAGCCAATACCCGCAGAGCTATCGAGAGATGCTGCAGACTCCCCAAGCTATCCACCTCTGGTGGCCCCCCCCTTGTTATTTCAGATGGGAAACTCCAGGCAGACAGAAGAGACAGACACGAACGAGCTTGCTGGCTGCCAAATGAACACCTGAAGATAACAAACCACAGCCCATTTCTGCCTGTAAAGGCTGCCCTGGAGGGAGCCTTGGCGTTCTGAGCAACGGAGAGACTGCTGAAACAGAGACGTGCCTTGAGCGGTCCAGCTCCACCTCAACACAGCCGGCGCTCCGTGTCTTGGGAAACAAGCTACAAACAGAGCTGTCCTTCAGAGTGGTTTCCAACTATCCTAGTCCCCATGCCGTAGTACCCCAGACTCTCATGACGGCGCAAGCTGGGATGTGGCTGTCACCCAGGAACAAGTCTCAACCCTCAGATTCCCGCCTGAGTCGCAGCCCTCGGAAGCACCCCGGGGCGCAACATTTGAGGCACGAGAATGACACGGAGAGAGTGCCTTACCGCACCGGCTCCAGCGGTGCAGGCCTTCAGATTCACCATCATGGCTGGCTGAGTGCTGACAATGGTGTCCTCGATCAGATCCTTTATGGTGGACAGATCCACTCTCCCTTCATTCTTCTCTCCACAAATCAGGAGGAAATGCAGGAAAGTCATAATGAGGGAGACGCATTTTCTCCATATACAGCTCCAACTGCCTCTCAAGCCTCTAAGACACAACACAGTCCTTCTCCCAGTAATAACCTCCCATATCCCGTACTGGCTCTCCCCAGCACTTAAAGGTTCCGTTTTAAAGGCTGCAGACAAATGCGAGTGGTATAAATGCAAGAAACTAAGCCTCTAGATCTGTGGTCTACCCCTTGCAAATTTTGACAATAAGCCTTTTACAGTTCATCACCTCCTCACCACCTCGTGAGACAATACTACTGCACTTTTGTGAGAACAGCCAAATTCCTACATCTACTCAGAAAAAAGCAACGAGGCCATCGGTAAAACGAACCAACCGACCTACCTGGATCACAAGCATAGGCACGCCCACGTTCAGCTTGTTAAACCTCTAACACCCACAGCGCTCCCCCACACTAACCtctcaaaaaaaccaccaaacaaacaaaccaaaccaaacaaccaacaacaaaaacccccaaaccaccccaaaacccaaagccaaCCCAGGTCATTTTGGAGCTCTACACTGGGCAACAGCAGGAGGACCTGCACAGACAGAAAACATTTACTGCTGCACACTCTGCCATTCAGCTGCTACACCAACCTTGGAAAACAGGCATCGGTACCACTTCAGCCCTCTTGATGATGTGCCATTTGGACAGAGCTGAGCCAGTACCGATTCCAGGGCAAAAGAATGCCCTCCCTTACCCTAAAGGACCATGACAGTGAGTTGCCAACCTCTCCCCCTCCACAGCGGCCTTCCTCCCAGCTTGGCGCTGTTCCTGCCCCTCCCGTCCTTCCTCCGCTCCAGTCCAGTCTCCCACTGTCGGCCCCTCACCTCACGAAGCTGAAGTCTCGGAAGAACCGAAAGGTTCAAGTCTGGTCTGTCCTTGAACGTCCATGACACCAGGAGACCTTCATTCTGTATCTCCTCCAAGCAGATCT
Proteins encoded in this window:
- the C2CD2L gene encoding phospholipid transfer protein C2CD2L isoform X1, with the protein product MGPDPGWAALVLLFAASLLTVAAWLLQYWRAAALRAPRRRGAAAEEAGARALLAALLALRALREQWQRAWVRALNSQARRHGSSVQITFEEGPQLPPAANISCVTCKGQSDHSMVLNCHLSAEAVKFPVSVTQQSPAAVSVDTYHVTLAVLQAQVEICLEEIQNEGLLVSWTFKDRPDLNLSVLPRLQLRENEGRVDLSTIKDLIEDTIVSTQPAMMVNLKACTAGAGAVSSNKLTRESLSGVVVAPLGSKLLLRNLRVLNLGCQGKGGVGEVHCMAELDSPPQQKRTRPVTADGASAAAELEWTEDLFLELGPRSKELKLQVLGNGNGGGNVLLAHTTLLLDSLGKQPSGRQVCSLVPGAGRSLAAEATVILELLFQESPASLNAQHTTSLRTSITPTKKVEMDRTIMPDGTIVTTVTTIQSRPKADCKLDSPSRSPSKVEVTEKKTTVLLESGHPCSPLPSGSRDSHMPNGLDPVAETAIRQLTEMNNKPTKKTPTKRSTLIISGVSKVPIAQDEMALSLGYAASLEAMAYGRSVAEGTAGRTHDSTESSQLPEVSPLGQRASQELDETTRSDISERPSVEDVESETGSTGALETRSLKDHKVSFLRSGTKLIFRRRSKQKEVGLSQSHDDLSNVTANSAARKKAGSFSRRLIKRFSFKSKSKPKASDSMTAGQKKWYLRSAFPRSASSGYSCPCLGAIVGHVAFCNARDCKATPACSVGRL
- the C2CD2L gene encoding phospholipid transfer protein C2CD2L isoform X2 gives rise to the protein MGPDPGWAALVLLFAASLLTVAAWLLQYWRAAALRAPRRRGAAAEEAGARALLAALLALRALREQWQRAWVRALNSQARRHGSSVQITFEEGPQLPPAANISCVTCKGQSDHSMVLNCHLSAEAVKFPVSVTQQSPAAVSVDTYHVTLAVLQAQVEICLEEIQNEGLLVSWTFKDRPDLNLSVLPRLQLRENEGRVDLSTIKDLIEDTIVSTQPAMMVNLKACTAGAGAVSSNKLTRESLSGVVVAPLGSKLLLRNLRVLNLGCQGKGGVGEVHCMAELDSPPQQKRTRPVTADGASAAAELEWTEDLFLELGPRSKELKLQVLGNGNGGGNVLLAHTTLLLDSLGKQPSGRQVCSLVPGAGRSLAAEATVILELLFQESPASLNAQHTTSLRTSITPTKKVEMDRTIMPDGTIVTTVTTIQSRPKADCKLDSPSRSPSKVEVTEKKTTVLLESGHPCSPLPSGSRDSHMPNGLDPVAETAIRQLTEMNNKPTKKTPTKRSTLIISGVSKVPIAQDEMALSLGYAASLEAMAYGRSVAEGTAGRTHDSTESSQLPEVSPLGQRASQELDETTRSDISERPSVEDVESETGSTGALETRSLKDHKVSFLRSGTKLIFRRRSKQKEVGLSQSHDDLSNVTANSAARKKAGSFSRRLIKRFSFKSKSKPKASDSMTAGEN